The Toxotes jaculatrix isolate fToxJac2 chromosome 21, fToxJac2.pri, whole genome shotgun sequence genome includes a region encoding these proteins:
- the cdc42ep1a gene encoding cdc42 effector protein 1, whose protein sequence is MNLQEKLSGLKGLVSHSHSKRRFKTDLTVDMISPPLGDFRHTMHVGRGGDVFGDTSFLSNHGGTANGNNRETDSISTPDNKIGAFFSRTIRQIRRGSDNRPRGGSKDLSPPPPAVSPIIKNAISLPRLDVDMSNGSPTTKVLFPSSQSTPEEKKSSYGLESGFVTLPRLSRSERQQPSISLPTSCSPNIHRGSLTDPTDAILSTCSTMIVTSDPKPSTTAFSDSLPSLASLDTFTFDLGPSLMSEVFGLIDSHPEEHGHTWEGEEAGSACGLTNEGSEMDSATISYVDSLLREDCGGRRSPHAADWEKEETVMEVNGVGLSVKVPDVVMGSPERARLGMGMESERFQSATDVLARHYGISLLKGQSKMEASDSEMRIISQPKKKMSYSYMDDEDEIKV, encoded by the exons ATGAATCTTCAGGAAAAGCTGTCAGGCCTGAAAGGTCTGGTCTCACACTCCCACAGCAAGCGCCGCTTTAAAACTGACCTCACGGTGGACATGATCAGCCCACCTCTGGGTGACTTCCGCCATACCATGCACGTAGGCCGCGGCGGCGACGTGTTTGGGGACACCTCCTTCCTCAGCAACCACGGCGGGACGGCCAATGGGAACAACAGGGAAACAGATTCTATTTCCACCCCTGACAACAAGATCGGAGCGTTCTTTTCCAGGACGATCCGTCAAATCAGGAGGGGCTCTGACAACCGACCCAGAGGAGGATCCAAGGATCTCTCACCGCCGCCTCCTGCCGTTTCTCCCATCATCAAGAATGCCATCTCCCTCCCCAGGCTGGACGTGGATATGTCTAATGGGAGTCCCACCACCAAAGTGCTCTTTCCCAGTTCCCAAAGTACaccagaggagaagaaaagctcTTATG gTCTGGAGTCTGGTTTCGTCACTCTCCCTCGTCTCTCCCGCTCTGAGCGTCAGCAgccctccatctccctccccacctcctGCTCGCCTAACATCCACAGAGGCTCTCTGACCGACCCCACTGATGCCATCTTATCCACCTGCTCCACCATGattgtgacctctgaccccaaaCCCAGCACCACTGCCTTCTCCgattccctcccctccctcgcCTCCCTGGACACCTTCACCTTTGACCTTGGCCCCTCCCTCATGAGCGAGGTGTTCGGCCTGATCGACAGCCACCCGGAGGAGCATGGCCATACctgggagggagaggaggctggGTCAGCGTGCGGGCTGACCAATGAGGGATCGGAGATGGACTCGGCCACTATCTCGTACGTGGATTCCCTGCTGAGGGAGGACTGTGGGGGCCGGAGGAGCCCGCATGCAGCCGACTGGGAAAAggaggaaactgtgatggagGTGAACGGAGTCGGGCTTTCTGTTAAAGTACCTGATGTGGTGATGGGGTCTCCTGAACGAGCAAGGTTGGGAATGGGGATGGAAAGCGAGCGGTTCCAGAGCGCTACAGATGTGCTTGCGCGCCATTATGGCATCAGCCTCTTAAAGGGACAGAGCAAGATGGAGGCTTCAGATTCAGAGATGAGGATCATCAGCCAGCCCAAGAAGAAAATGTCCTACAGTTACATGGACGACGAGGACGAAATCAAAGTCTGA